A stretch of Dermochelys coriacea isolate rDerCor1 chromosome 6, rDerCor1.pri.v4, whole genome shotgun sequence DNA encodes these proteins:
- the LOC119856569 gene encoding zinc finger protein 271-like: MEQEEEPCILDLQGSEERETQRERHTAGDRAATEEEENPKQEVEPCGTVPGLVPACQSQGGPGRLRVNPPKMRRRRSAHRERGFINLLGILEPRRPADKPYRCTECEKSFSQSSNLIEHQRIHTGERPFTCSECEKSFSRSSTLIEHQRTHTGEKPYTCPECQRSFSRSSTLTEHQRTHTGETPFHCPECGKSFSRTSNLVKHLRTHTGEKPYGCRECGKRFSLSSNLIKHERTHTGEKPFACGECGKRFKKKTHLVSHHRTHTGERPYECTECGKRFSQSSTLIEHQRIHTGEKPFRCPDCGKCFCVSSNLIKHQRIHTGEKPYGCSACGKSFRYKPQFTRHQKLHQGEGEEPVAVLTLGPWAAAAPLIQITETVCVGTASTAEPHGTSPNVCVPGQQQRDPPRRRRIKHACTEPGFINLLGILEPPSSARRTADKPYRCTECEKSFGQSSVLIEHMRIHTGERPFVCGQCGKRFSQSSTLLGHQRTHTGEKPFTCPECQRSFSRSSALTEHQRTHTGETPFHCPECGKRFSRTSNLVKHLRTHTGEKPYGCRECGKRFSLSSNLIKHERTHTGEKPFTCGECGKRFKKKTHLVSHHRTHTGERPYECTECGKRFSQSSTLIEHQRIHTGEKPFRCPDCGRGFYVNSKLVKHRRIHTGEKPYGCSACGKSFRYKQQFTRHQQLHQGEEPVAVLTLGGVNVLLT, translated from the exons ATGGAGCAAGAGGAAGAGCCGTGCATCCTGGATCTCCAGGGCTCCGAAGaaagggagacccagagagagagacacacag CAGGTGACAGGGCGGcaactgaggaggaggagaatcctAAGCAGGAAGTGGAGCCGTGTGGGACAGTCCCGGGGCTTGTTCCAGCCTGCCAGAGCCAGGGTGGACCAGGGAGGTTGCGTGTGAACCCTCCGAAGATGAGGCGTCGCCGGTCTGCCCACCGTGAGAGGGGTTTCATCAACCTGCTGGGCATTCTGGAGCCCCGGCGCCCGGCAGATAAGCCCTACCGGTGCACGGAGTGCGAGAagagcttcagccagagctcgAATCTCATCGAGCACCAGCGGATCCACACGGGCGAACGCCCCTTCACCTGCAGTGAGTGCGAGAAGAGCTTCAGCCGCAGCTCCACTCTCATTGagcaccagcgcacccacacGGGCGAGAAGCCCTACACCTGCCCTGAGTGCCAACGCAGCTTCAGCCGCAGCTCCACCCTGACCGagcaccagcgcacccacaccgGGGAGACCCCTTTCCACTGCCCCGAGTGTGGCAAGAGCTTCAGCCGCACCTCCAACCTGGTGAAGCACCTGCGCACCCACACGGGCGAGAAGCCCTACGGCTGCAGGGAGTGCGGCAAGCGCTTCAGCCTCAGCTCCAATCTCATCAAGCACGAGCGCACCCACACCGGCGAGAAGCCCTTCGCCTGCGGGGAGTGCGGCAAGCGCTTCAAGAAGAAGACCCACTTGGTGTCCCACCACCGCACCCACACCGGGGAACGGCCCTACGAGTGCACGGAGTGCGGCAAgcgcttcagccagagctccaccCTCATCGagcaccagcgcatccacactGGCGAGAAGCCTTTCCGCTGCCCCGACTGCGGGAAGTGCTTCTGCGTCAGCTCCAACCTCATCAagcaccagcgcatccacaccGGGGAGAAACCCTATGGCTGCAGCGCCTGTGGGAAGAGCTTCCGCTACAAGCCCCAGTTCACCCGCCACCAGAAGCTGCatcagggggagggagaggagccagTGGCTGTCCTGACCCTGGGGCCGTGGGCTGCGGCAGCCCCACTCATACAGATCACGGAGACTGTTT GTGTCGGGACAGCAAGTACAGCAGAGCCACATGGGACGTCCCCCAATGTCTGTGTCCCGGGACAACAGCAGAGAGACCCTCCGAGGAGGAGACGGATTAAACACGCTTGCACCGAGCCGGGCTTCATCAACCTTCTTGGCATCCTGGAACCTCCCAGCTCCGCCCGGCGGACAGCAGACAAGCCCTACCGCTGCACGGAGTGCGAGAAGAGCTTCGGCCAGAGCTCAGTGCTGATCGAGCACATGCGGATCCACACGGGCGAACGCCCCTTCGTCTGCGGCCAGTGTGGCAAgcgcttcagccagagctccacGCTGCTGGGCCACCAGCGCACTCACACGGGCGAGAAGCCTTTCACCTGTCCCGAGTGCCAGCGCAGCTTCAGCCGCAGCTCCGCCCTGACCGagcaccagcgcacccacaccgGGGAGACCCCGTTCCACTGCCCCGAGTGTGGCAAGCGCTTCAGCCGCACCTCCAACCTGGTGAAGCACCTGCGCACCCACACGGGCGAGAAACCTTACGGCTGCAGGGAGTGCGGCAAGCGCTTCAGCCTCAGCTCCAACCTCATCAAGCACGAGCGCACCCACACCGGGGAGAAGCCCTTCACCTGCGGGGAGTGCGGCAAGCGCTTCAAGAAGAAGACCCACCTGGTGTCCCACCACCGCACCCACACCGGGGAACGGCCCTACGAGTGCACGGAGTGCGGCAAgcgcttcagccagagctccaccCTCATCGagcaccagcgcatccacactGGCGAGAAGCCTTTCCGCTGCCCTGACTGCGGGCGCGGCTTCTACGTCAACTCGAAGCTGGTCAAACACCGGCGCATCCACACCGGGGAGAAGCCCTACGGCTGCAGCGCCTGTGGGAAGAGCTTCCGCTACAAACAGCAATTCACCCGCCACCAGCAGCTGCATCAGGGGGAGGAGCCGGTGGCCGTCCTGACCCTGGGTGGGGTCAACGTCCTCCTGACTTAG